The DNA sequence GATTATGTATGTTTTGTTCGTCGTATTTATTTTGTACTTTGTTTATCTGGGAGAATAATAAGAAGCAGCTCTGCCGGGAGAAGATGGCAGGGCTGTTTTTTTGTATGAAATGAGGTGTTTGGAAAAGGGAGCCTCTTAAGCAAGGAAATCCCGAGAGTCGAACAGATTTGGCTGTTTGCCGCGAATCTGCGGTTCCTTTTCCTGACCGCTGAATGAGCTTTGAAAAACGGCGGATTAAGTACTTTATAGTTCCCTTTTTTCATAGTTACAGGGGCAAAAATTTTAAAATACTTAGCTGTGTTAAAGCTTTAACAGAGCCATTCATTCAAAAACTTTGCACTATGAGGCATGAAAATGGCCTTTCCCTCTATACAGTTAGAATCAATGATGTTCAAGAAGGGGTTTTTAGGAGAAGACAGATGCTGCCCGGTCTTTTTACCATAAGCCGGAGTGGGCATGGGGCGACTCCGGGGCGGTCAAGGCCGGGCTGAAGATCCATTTCTTCCAAACCGAAGGGCGGAAGAAATTAGCTGAAGCCGGCCCGCCCGGAAAGCTTCCCCATGGCAGCGAAGGCGGAGGCTCATCGCTTAAATGCTTTATTTTCAAGGTAGCCAAATACTTAAACAGTCTTCATTGAAGCGTATGATAAAATAAAACGGAAATGTTATAGAAAGGAAGAGATGAATGAGCAGAAAGAAAAAGTTTTACGTTGGGGAAAAAGAAACGATCGGTGAATGTCTCGACCGGATGAAACTCGAAGGATACACGCCGGTGCGCCGGATGGAAGAACCCGTCCTGAAAGAAACAAAAAAAGGAGTGGAAACAGCCTATCAGCGGATCATATTTGAAGCGGAAAAGCTGAATGAATAGCTTAGTTTTTATATTTGAATTAATTTCATCATATACTTTCCAAGTTATCTTAACGAACGTTTTAGCAATTTATAGGTTGAATATTCGTATATAAAATCCAATGATTGAAACGGCAGACGGCGGCTCCGGAGGGATGAAGACGAGCCCCGCGGAAAGCAACGTCTGAAGTGGAAATCATTCACTATGTTCGAAATCCTTTTCTTACAGCGGCTTATGAAATTGATTCATTTAACGTTCATTATCGTTATTAGGAGGAAACTTTGCACCAGCTTGGCGAATTTTCCCACCAGAATGGATAAAATTTGATGTACGTACAAAAGACGAACGATAAATAGTATTAAATCATCAAATGTTCGAAAATAGTTGACCTTCCCTATCGAGAATTGATATGATTACGGTAGATTAATACGAAACCTCATATAATATCAGGAATACGGCCTGAGAGTTTCTACCTGCGACCACAAATCAGCGGACTATGAGGGACGAGATACATTTTTGGAATAATAGAGGTGCAGCAATTGCACCTGAATCTTGCTGTGCATAGAAATCTATGTGCGATATTCTGACAAAGTCGTGTGTCTTATCGTTCCCTCAGACGTTAGCAGGCGGGCGATAAGACTTTTTTTGTGGAAAAAAGGGGAACAAACAATACTATTCCGCAGTTTACAGAGGAGGCAGCATATGAGAGCGAAAGTAGGCGTAATAATGGGTTCGACATCGGATTGGGAAACGATGAAGCATACGGCTGATACTCTTAACGAACTGGAGGTGCCGTTTGAGGCAAAAGTAGTTTCTGCACATCGTACGCCCGATTTAATGTTCGCTTACGCAGAAAAAGCACAGGAGCGGGGCATTGAAGTTATTATAGCCGGAGCGGGAGGAGCTGCCCATCTCCCAGGCATGGTAGCGGCGAAGACTCTGCTTCCGGTTATTGGAGTGCCTGTACAGTCAAAAGCATTAAACGGGCTGGACTCCTTGCTTTCAATAGTACAGATGCCTGCCGGTGTTCCGGTCGCGACAGTTGCCATAGGGAGGGCTGGAGCTGCCAACGCAGCACTTCTCGCAGCCCAGCAGCTTGCGGTGCACGATAAAGCAGTCCGCGGACGCCTGCTTGCCCGGCGGGAAAACAAACAAAAAGAAGTTATGGAACAGGGGGAGCTGCTTTAATGGAACAAACATGGATAGCTCCAGGCAGTACGATCGGAATTCTCGGAGGAGGACAGCTTGGCCGAATGATGGCTCTTTCAGCGAGGGAAATGGGCTACCGCATTGCAGTAATGGAACCTAAAAAAGATTCTCCGTGCGGGATGACAGCTGATCATGAAGTAGTGGCAGGATACGAAGACCAGGATGGAGCAGAAGAACTGGCTTCTATGTGCGACGTACTCACATATGAATTCGAAAATATTACAGCGGAAACAGCTGTTTTTCTGGAAGAAAAAATATATTTCCCTCAGGGGAGCAGACTTCTCCAGATCAGCCAGGACCGTTTGAAAGAAAAAGAAACGATTCAATCATTCGACATTCCGGTGGCTCCTTACCGTGCCGTCTATACGTATACAGAATTGAAGGAAGCAGCAGAAGCCATCGGTCTTCCGGCTGTGTTGAAAACAACCCGCGGCGGGTACGATGGAAAAGGACAGTTTATTCTTGAGGAGAAGGCAGACATCGACAAAGGCTGGGAGGCCCTCAAAGGCGGCGGACCGTTTGTACTGGAAGAAAAAATTCCGTTTGATACAGAGGTTTCCATCGTTTTAACGCGCAGTGTGCTGGGGGAAATGAGCGTGTTTCCGGCTGCGGAAAACATTCACCGCGACGGGGTGCTTCATCAGACGATTGTGCCGGCGAGAATTTCCGCGAAAGCTGCAGAACGTGCAGAAATGCTTGCCAGACAGTTTGCTGAATCCATCGAGCTCATCGGCACGCTTGCTGTGGAAATGTTCGTGACTGGAGATACGATTTCCGTTAATGAAATTGCTCCAAGGCCGCATAATTCCGGACATTTTACGATTAATGCCTGTGAAACGTCACAGTTTGAGCAGCACATTCGTGCTCTCTGCGGGTGGCCGCTCGGGTCCACTGCGCTTTTAAAGCCGGCGGTTATGGTCAATCTCCTCGGTCAGCATGTCGAACCGTATTTACAGAATCATACTTCCCTGCCTCCTGCGCACGTTCATCTTTACGGCAAGGACGAGGCGAAGTCCGGTAGAAAAATGGGGCATGTTACTTATTTAACAGAAAATGTAGAATCCCTTTTAGCAGAAATCAATGCATCATCAATATGGAAACAAACACAGCTTACAGGAGGCCAATCATGATCGAACGCTATACGAGACCGGAAATGGGAAAAATATGGGAAGAAGACAACCGCTACCAGGCTTGGCTGGAAGTAGAAATTCTCGCCTGTGAGGCATGGGCGGATTTAGGTGAAATTCCAAAAGAAGACGTGAAGAAAATAAGAGCGGATGCTTCTTTTAACGTCGACCGTATTTTGGAAATTGAAGAAGAGACGCGCCATGATGTGGTGGCCTTCACGAGAGCAGTGTCGGAAACACTTGGACCGGAGCGGAAGTGGGTGCATTACGGACTTACCTCCACAGACGTCGTGGATACCGCTCTTTCCTATCTGCTTCTTCAGGCGAACGATATTATTGAAAAAGATATCCGGCGTTTTATAGATATTCTAAAAGAAAAAGCGAAGGAACATAAAGATACAGTTATGATGGGACGCACCCACGGAGTGCATGCAGAGCCGACGACTTTCGGATTGAAGCTAGCCCTCTGGTACGAAGAAATGAATAGAAATCTCGAGCGTTTTATTCAGGCAAAAGAATCTGTCCGCGTCGGTAAACTTTCCGGTGCTGTCGGCACGTACGCCAACATCGATCCTGCTGTTGAAAAATATGTCTGCCACGGACTCGGCCTGGAAGCTTCGCCGATTTCAACACAGACACTGCAGCGGGACCGCCATGCCCACTATATTGCCACTATTTCTCTAATCGGTGCTTCCATTGAAAAAATGGCGGTGGAAATCCGCGGACTGCAAAAAAGTGAAACGCGGGAAGTGGAAGAATTTTTTGCGAAAGGTCAGAAAGGTTCTTCGGCCATGCCTCATAAACGTAACCCGATCGGCTCGGAAAACATGACGGGACTCGCGCGTATCCTGCGCGGCCATGTTGTCACAGCTTATGAAAATGTCGCTCTCTGGCACGAGCGGGATATTTCCCATTCTTCTGCAGAGCGGATTATGCTGCCGGATGCGACGATTGCAATCAACTATATGCTGAACCGATTTGGCAATATAGTCAAAAATTTAACTGTTTTTCCTGAGAATATGAAACGGAATATGTCGAGCACATACGGCCTGATCTTTTCTCAGCGAGTGCTTCTTTCTTTAATTGATAAGGGAATGGCGAGAGAAGAGGCGTACGACCTTGTGCAGCCGAAAGCGATGCAGGCATGGGAGGAAGCAGTCCAGTTCCGTACGCTTGTAGAAGCAGATGTAAACATTACGACCAGACTTTCCGCAGAAGAACTGGATGCCTGCTTTGACTACCGGCATCACTTAAAGCAGGTGGATATGATTTTCGATCGTCTTGGATTGAACGACTAACAGCAAAAAAGGAGTGCGACCGTTATGGAATCTGTCTGCCTGTACGAAGGAAAAGCGAAACGAATATTCAAAACCGGGGATCCGGACGTTCTAAGAATCGCCTACAAAGATGATGCAACAGCCTTTAACGGCGAAAAGATGGAAGTGCTTGAAGGCAAAGGCCGGCTTAATAATGAAATCAGCTCTCTTA is a window from the Alkalicoccus halolimnae genome containing:
- the purB gene encoding adenylosuccinate lyase produces the protein MIERYTRPEMGKIWEEDNRYQAWLEVEILACEAWADLGEIPKEDVKKIRADASFNVDRILEIEEETRHDVVAFTRAVSETLGPERKWVHYGLTSTDVVDTALSYLLLQANDIIEKDIRRFIDILKEKAKEHKDTVMMGRTHGVHAEPTTFGLKLALWYEEMNRNLERFIQAKESVRVGKLSGAVGTYANIDPAVEKYVCHGLGLEASPISTQTLQRDRHAHYIATISLIGASIEKMAVEIRGLQKSETREVEEFFAKGQKGSSAMPHKRNPIGSENMTGLARILRGHVVTAYENVALWHERDISHSSAERIMLPDATIAINYMLNRFGNIVKNLTVFPENMKRNMSSTYGLIFSQRVLLSLIDKGMAREEAYDLVQPKAMQAWEEAVQFRTLVEADVNITTRLSAEELDACFDYRHHLKQVDMIFDRLGLND
- the purK gene encoding 5-(carboxyamino)imidazole ribonucleotide synthase, with the translated sequence MEQTWIAPGSTIGILGGGQLGRMMALSAREMGYRIAVMEPKKDSPCGMTADHEVVAGYEDQDGAEELASMCDVLTYEFENITAETAVFLEEKIYFPQGSRLLQISQDRLKEKETIQSFDIPVAPYRAVYTYTELKEAAEAIGLPAVLKTTRGGYDGKGQFILEEKADIDKGWEALKGGGPFVLEEKIPFDTEVSIVLTRSVLGEMSVFPAAENIHRDGVLHQTIVPARISAKAAERAEMLARQFAESIELIGTLAVEMFVTGDTISVNEIAPRPHNSGHFTINACETSQFEQHIRALCGWPLGSTALLKPAVMVNLLGQHVEPYLQNHTSLPPAHVHLYGKDEAKSGRKMGHVTYLTENVESLLAEINASSIWKQTQLTGGQS
- the purE gene encoding 5-(carboxyamino)imidazole ribonucleotide mutase, coding for MRAKVGVIMGSTSDWETMKHTADTLNELEVPFEAKVVSAHRTPDLMFAYAEKAQERGIEVIIAGAGGAAHLPGMVAAKTLLPVIGVPVQSKALNGLDSLLSIVQMPAGVPVATVAIGRAGAANAALLAAQQLAVHDKAVRGRLLARRENKQKEVMEQGELL
- a CDS encoding NETI motif-containing protein, producing MSRKKKFYVGEKETIGECLDRMKLEGYTPVRRMEEPVLKETKKGVETAYQRIIFEAEKLNE